The following proteins are co-located in the Neodiprion virginianus isolate iyNeoVirg1 chromosome 6, iyNeoVirg1.1, whole genome shotgun sequence genome:
- the LOC124308207 gene encoding polyamine-transporting ATPase 13A3 isoform X1 — protein MPSTPNKLNLSFARNAYSVFGNRNANPSTEQQHEQKTELLAGTRGNGLLHLKNGVDYINAGEEDQMEIYGYKRNHLWTSITWIFIICTAGLLRLFFHWIPHLMLLATHSKCSLEEAEAVLLVEKFQGKHTSRYVKKLITISAEEVSRLSKDGESLIGKDTFPEDDFLTEVEEDRGPLTLSVHLSGGQFKDFKSILTFSCKKLTYVWDTDRCEFLKLKGLDEGVLTSTLHQMRGLTAQDQFMRRFVYGSNEIVIPVKSILTLLCLEVLNPFYIFQLFSFCLWIADDYLYYAMAILTMSSFGIIIAVIQTRRNQHNLRSTVHASDVATVIRDPSSGKTATVQTEHLVPGDVLVIPSHGCIMPCDAVLLTGNCILNESMLTGESVPVTKTPIPASSELLYDTKEHARHTLYCGTQVIQTRYFGTEKVIAVVIRTGFNTSKGGLVRSIMYPPPVDFKFEQDSYKFVILLACIASIGFVYTIISKVLQGISGHRIALEALDLITIVVPPALPAAMTVGRLVAQNRLQNKKIYCTSPRAINVSGSIDCVCFDKTGTLTEDGLDMWGVVPISNKMFQSPVKDISTLELDEVLVGMVTCHSITLIDRQLSGDPLDLKMFESTGWTLEEPDVSDTSKFSMLFPTVVRPPKGSKFAGVNCNDLTISPERQNSKRSAMNDQMTDTTSNLEDTLSESTMQLSEQSLEIGIVRQFPFTSSLQRMSVITRTLGANHFDLYCKGSPEMIFSLSKPESIPSNFATVLQEYTSEGYRVIALAHKSLNRLSYAKVQRISRESAETDLNFLAFVILENRLKPGTSPVIKLLNEACIKTVMVTGDNMLTALSVARDCGIVKHHVTVIAVAAITQQNLTKPQIYFTQSNSQCSPTSPVGNDISEMTDLNSVASLETVENGSTQGNHTGNQINYLSDDLHISTNKYVFSLTGKTWSMVKQHHPELIPKLATRGAIFARMSPDQKQQLVQELQALGYYVAMVGDGANDCGALKAAHTGISLSDTESSVASPFTSRDTDISCLLSVIREGRAALSTSFGIFKYMAAYSLTQFVSVMLLYNIRSNLTDIEFLYIDLFVISIFAFFFGRTEAYDGPLAKTAPLTSLISTSPILSLIFQILIVIIFQFMSLFHLGQQDCYKTCIENLEENATEEEEVGCFENYTIFIISSMQYIILAVAFSKGRPYRKPIWTNWGLLSSFILMSLFSIYMALNPFEWLADQFELVLPPDMGFRYVLLGYGLANFVLSMVVEYFVVEYIIFGKLRYRWHDVYKSKKRYLAIERDMASNHKWPPISQEPLPEAAPDILIRQNLTEIKIENITETNPTSDFINSNVIQETNSDFKRFGSAREVTLNPRSLFSDRRTAVSMQTVPSFDDDREIDREVRYTPSSCKLELPAKRRHNSESENGIYPYEKSYRNYNTNPIATLPRHPPSQQVAPSDEFKSVMVHKSEESNFRSATQSVLELDILPS, from the exons TTAGCGG GTACTCGAGGCAATGGCCTTCTTCATCTTAAGAATGGCGTTGACTATATCAACGCGGGCGAAGAGGACCAAATGGAAATTTATGG ATACAAAAGAAATCACTTATGGACATCGATCACATGGATATTTATCATCTGCACAGCGGGTCTGTTACGCTTATTCTTTCACTGGATACCGCATTTGATGTTACTTGCCACACATTCGAAATGCTCATTGGAAGAAGCAGAGGCAGTGCTTTTGGTAGAAAAGTTCCAAGGAAAACATACCAGTCGCTACGTGAAGAAATTGATTACCATCAGCGCAGAGGAAGTCTC AAGACTGTCCAAAGATGGAGAATCATTAATTGGCAAGGACACATTTCCAGAGGATGATTTCTTGACTGAAGTCGAAGAAGATCGAGGTCCGCTTACTTTATCAGTTCATTTAAGCGGTGGTCAGTTTAAAG aTTTCAAATCTATCCTAACATTTTCCTGCAAGAAACTCACTTACGTTTGGGACACGGACAggtgtgaatttttaaaattgaaaggtTTGGACGAAGGGGTTCTGACCTCAACGCTTCACCAAATGCGAGGATTGACAGCACAGGATCAATTTATGCG GCGTTTCGTTTACGGGAGCAATGAAATTGTTATCCCGGTTAAAAGTATACTGACACTTCTCTGCTTGGAAGTTTTGAATCCTTtctatatatttcaattattcagcTTCTGTCTTTGGATTGCCGACGATTATCTGTACTACGCTATGGCTATTCTGACTATGTCTAGTTTCGGCATTATTATAGCGGTGATTCAAACAAGGAGG AACCAACACAACTTGAGGTCTACGGTTCACGCATCTGATGTGGCAACGGTTATTCGCGACCCATCGAGTGGAAAAACTGCGACCGTACAAACGGAACATTTGGTACCTGGTGATGTGCTCGTGATTCCATCTCACGGATGCATTATGCCTTGCGACGCTGTCCTGTTGACAGGGAATTGTATCTTAAACGAATCGATGTTAACCGGGGAATCAGTACCGGTAACAAAAACGCCTATTCCCGCTTCAAGTGAGCTTTTGTACGACACAAAAGAACACGCGAGGCACACGTTGTACTGTGGAACGCAGGTAATTCAGACAAGGTACTTCGGTACGGAAAAAGTAATCGCTGTTGTAATCAGGACCGGATTTAATACTAGCAAGGGTGGGCTAGTGCGATCTATAATGTATCCACCACCGGTTGACTTTAAATTTGAGCAGGACTCCTACAAGTTTGTAATACTCTTAGCTTGCATCGCTAGCATTGGTTTCGTATATACAATTATCTCTAAAGTGCTCCAAGGTATTTCCGGACACCGAATAGCATTGGAAGCACTTGACTTGATCACTATTGTGGTACCACCAGCTCTTCCGGCTGCTATGACGGTTGGACGACTCGTCGCTCAGAACAGGCTGCAAAATAAGAAGATTTATTGCACCAGTCCAAGAGCTATCAATGTCTCGGGTTCAATCGACTGCGTATGCTTTGACAAAACGGGAACGTTAACCGAAGACGGATTGGATATGTGGGGGGTCGTTCCCATATCAAACAAAATGTTTCAAAGTCCAGTCAAAGACATATCTACTCTTGAATTAGACGAAGTACTCGTTGGTATGGTCACCTGTCACAGTATTACATTAATCGACCGTCAGTTGTCCGGAGACCCCCTGGATCTCAAGATGTTTGAATCGACGGGTTGGACACTGGAAGAGCCAGACGTTTCTGATACTTCCAAGTTCTCTATGCTCTTTCCAACTGTCGTCAGGCCACCAAAAGGGTCAAAGTTCGCCGGAGTTAATTGTAACGATCTCACGATATCGCCGGAACGTCAGAATTCCAAAAGATCAGCCATGAACGACCAGATGACAGACACAACTAGCAATCTTGAGGATACCCTTAGTGAGTCGACGATGCAGCTGAGTGAACAGTCTCTTGAAATCGGTATTGTCAGGCAGTTCCCATTTACATCGAGTTTGCAGCGAATGAGCGTTATCACGAGAACGTTGGGAGCCAATCACTTTGACCTGTACTGCAAAGGAAGCCCTGAGATGATTTTTAGCTTGTCCAAGCCCGAATCAA TTCCATCAAATTTTGCGACCGTTCTGCAAGAATACACTTCCGAAGGATACAGGGTAATTGCCCTGGCTCATAAATCGTTGAATAGATTGTCTTACGCTAAAGTACAGCGGATAAGTAGAGAGTCAGCGGAAACGGATTTAAACTTCTTGGCTTTCGTGATATTAGAGAACCGACTGAAGCCTGGTACTTCGCCAGTTATCAAATTGTTGAACGAAGCCTGTATCAAAACAGTGATGGTGACGGGGGACAACATGCTAACTGCCTTGTCGGTAGCCAGGGATTGTGGAATTGTGAAACATCACGTCACTGTAATTGCCGTGGCTGCAATTACGCAGCAAAACCTCACGAAGCCGCAgatttattttactcaaaGTAATAGTCAGTGTAGTCCAACATCGCCTGTGGGAAATGACATAAGTGAAATGACCGATTTAAACAGCGTAGCCAGTTTGGAGACCGTGGAAAATGGATCCACACAAGGCAATCACACCGGCAATCAAATCAACTATTTGTCAGACGA TTTGCACATTTCTACAAACAAATACGTATTCTCATTGACGGGAAAGACTTGGTCAATGGTTAAGCAGCATCATCCGGAATTGATACCAAAGTTAGCTACACGGGGAGCCATCTTTGCGAGAATGTCACCGGACCAGAAACAACAACTCGTACAAGAGCTACAAGCATTGGGATATTACGTCG CGATGGTCGGAGACGGTGCCAACGACTGCGGTGCTTTGAAGGCAGCGCACACCGGcatctcattgtcagacaCGGAATCATCGGTAGCTTCACCGTTCACGAGCCGTGACACAGACATATCATGTCTACTCTCCGTCATCAGAGAAGGACGAGCAGCGCTATCTACTTCCTTTGGAATCTTCAAGTACATGGCGGCTTATTCTCTCACACAATTCGTTTCAGTTATGCTGCTCTACAATATCAGGTCGAACCTCACGGACATAGAGTTTCTCTACATCGATCTCTTCGTTATATCAATATTTGCCTTCTTCTTTGGTCGGACCGAAGCCTACGATGGTCCCCTGGCAAAAACAGCACCTCTAACAAGTCTCATCAGCACATCCCCGATTCTCAGCTTGATATTTCAGATCTTAATCGTGATAATATTCCAATTTATGAGCCTTTTCCACCTGGGCCAACAGGATTGCTACAAGACTTGTATTGAGAATCTCGAAGAAAACGCAACAGAAGAAGAGGAGGTTGGATGCTTCGAAAATTATACCATATTCATAATCAGTTCGATGCAGTACATCATCTTAGCCGTTGCATTTTCGAAGGGTCGACCTTACAGAAAGCCGATATGGACGAACTGGGGTCTCCTCTCTTCTTTCATACTTATGTCACTTTTCTCAATCTACATGGCACTGAACCCCTTTGAGTGGCTCGCGGACCAGTTCGAATTGGTGTTGCCACCGGATATGGGCTTCAGGTACGTCTTGCTTGGTTACGGGCTGGCCAATTTCGTTTTGTCAATGGTCGTCGAGTACTTCGTAGTCGAGTACATAATATTTGGAAAACTGAGATACCGCTGGCACGATGTTTACAAGTCGAAGAAACGGTATCTTGCAATAGAGCGGGACATGGCCTCAAATCACAAGTGGCCACCGATATCGCAAGAGCCTTTGCCAGAAGCAGCACCGGACATATTGATTCGTCAGAATTTAACGGAAATCAAAATCGAGAATATCACCGAGACTAATCCGACCAGTGATTTTATCAACTCGAACGTCATTCAAGAAACGAATTctgatttcaagcgatttgGTTCTGCTAGAGAAGTCACGTTGAATCCAAGGTCGTTGTTTAGCGATCGGCGAACAGCGGTTTCCATGCAAACTGTTCCCAGTTTTGACGATGACAGAGAGATCGACAGGGAAGTTCGCTATACGCCGAGTTCCTGCAAGCTGGAACTTCCTGCAAAGAGGAGGCACAATTCCGAATCAGAGAACGGCATTTATCCATACGAGAAATCGTACCGAAATTATAACACAAACCCAATAGCAACATTGCCAAGACATCCACCTAGCCAGCAAGTCGCACCATCGGATGAGTTTAAAAGCGTAATGGTGCATAAAAGCGAGGAAAGCAACTTCCGAAGTGCCACTCAAAGTGTTCTCGAGTTGGACATTTTGCCGTCCTGA
- the LOC124308207 gene encoding polyamine-transporting ATPase 13A3 isoform X3 codes for MDIMDGTRGNGLLHLKNGVDYINAGEEDQMEIYGYKRNHLWTSITWIFIICTAGLLRLFFHWIPHLMLLATHSKCSLEEAEAVLLVEKFQGKHTSRYVKKLITISAEEVSRLSKDGESLIGKDTFPEDDFLTEVEEDRGPLTLSVHLSGGQFKDFKSILTFSCKKLTYVWDTDRCEFLKLKGLDEGVLTSTLHQMRGLTAQDQFMRRFVYGSNEIVIPVKSILTLLCLEVLNPFYIFQLFSFCLWIADDYLYYAMAILTMSSFGIIIAVIQTRRNQHNLRSTVHASDVATVIRDPSSGKTATVQTEHLVPGDVLVIPSHGCIMPCDAVLLTGNCILNESMLTGESVPVTKTPIPASSELLYDTKEHARHTLYCGTQVIQTRYFGTEKVIAVVIRTGFNTSKGGLVRSIMYPPPVDFKFEQDSYKFVILLACIASIGFVYTIISKVLQGISGHRIALEALDLITIVVPPALPAAMTVGRLVAQNRLQNKKIYCTSPRAINVSGSIDCVCFDKTGTLTEDGLDMWGVVPISNKMFQSPVKDISTLELDEVLVGMVTCHSITLIDRQLSGDPLDLKMFESTGWTLEEPDVSDTSKFSMLFPTVVRPPKGSKFAGVNCNDLTISPERQNSKRSAMNDQMTDTTSNLEDTLSESTMQLSEQSLEIGIVRQFPFTSSLQRMSVITRTLGANHFDLYCKGSPEMIFSLSKPESIPSNFATVLQEYTSEGYRVIALAHKSLNRLSYAKVQRISRESAETDLNFLAFVILENRLKPGTSPVIKLLNEACIKTVMVTGDNMLTALSVARDCGIVKHHVTVIAVAAITQQNLTKPQIYFTQSNSQCSPTSPVGNDISEMTDLNSVASLETVENGSTQGNHTGNQINYLSDDLHISTNKYVFSLTGKTWSMVKQHHPELIPKLATRGAIFARMSPDQKQQLVQELQALGYYVAMVGDGANDCGALKAAHTGISLSDTESSVASPFTSRDTDISCLLSVIREGRAALSTSFGIFKYMAAYSLTQFVSVMLLYNIRSNLTDIEFLYIDLFVISIFAFFFGRTEAYDGPLAKTAPLTSLISTSPILSLIFQILIVIIFQFMSLFHLGQQDCYKTCIENLEENATEEEEVGCFENYTIFIISSMQYIILAVAFSKGRPYRKPIWTNWGLLSSFILMSLFSIYMALNPFEWLADQFELVLPPDMGFRYVLLGYGLANFVLSMVVEYFVVEYIIFGKLRYRWHDVYKSKKRYLAIERDMASNHKWPPISQEPLPEAAPDILIRQNLTEIKIENITETNPTSDFINSNVIQETNSDFKRFGSAREVTLNPRSLFSDRRTAVSMQTVPSFDDDREIDREVRYTPSSCKLELPAKRRHNSESENGIYPYEKSYRNYNTNPIATLPRHPPSQQVAPSDEFKSVMVHKSEESNFRSATQSVLELDILPS; via the exons GTACTCGAGGCAATGGCCTTCTTCATCTTAAGAATGGCGTTGACTATATCAACGCGGGCGAAGAGGACCAAATGGAAATTTATGG ATACAAAAGAAATCACTTATGGACATCGATCACATGGATATTTATCATCTGCACAGCGGGTCTGTTACGCTTATTCTTTCACTGGATACCGCATTTGATGTTACTTGCCACACATTCGAAATGCTCATTGGAAGAAGCAGAGGCAGTGCTTTTGGTAGAAAAGTTCCAAGGAAAACATACCAGTCGCTACGTGAAGAAATTGATTACCATCAGCGCAGAGGAAGTCTC AAGACTGTCCAAAGATGGAGAATCATTAATTGGCAAGGACACATTTCCAGAGGATGATTTCTTGACTGAAGTCGAAGAAGATCGAGGTCCGCTTACTTTATCAGTTCATTTAAGCGGTGGTCAGTTTAAAG aTTTCAAATCTATCCTAACATTTTCCTGCAAGAAACTCACTTACGTTTGGGACACGGACAggtgtgaatttttaaaattgaaaggtTTGGACGAAGGGGTTCTGACCTCAACGCTTCACCAAATGCGAGGATTGACAGCACAGGATCAATTTATGCG GCGTTTCGTTTACGGGAGCAATGAAATTGTTATCCCGGTTAAAAGTATACTGACACTTCTCTGCTTGGAAGTTTTGAATCCTTtctatatatttcaattattcagcTTCTGTCTTTGGATTGCCGACGATTATCTGTACTACGCTATGGCTATTCTGACTATGTCTAGTTTCGGCATTATTATAGCGGTGATTCAAACAAGGAGG AACCAACACAACTTGAGGTCTACGGTTCACGCATCTGATGTGGCAACGGTTATTCGCGACCCATCGAGTGGAAAAACTGCGACCGTACAAACGGAACATTTGGTACCTGGTGATGTGCTCGTGATTCCATCTCACGGATGCATTATGCCTTGCGACGCTGTCCTGTTGACAGGGAATTGTATCTTAAACGAATCGATGTTAACCGGGGAATCAGTACCGGTAACAAAAACGCCTATTCCCGCTTCAAGTGAGCTTTTGTACGACACAAAAGAACACGCGAGGCACACGTTGTACTGTGGAACGCAGGTAATTCAGACAAGGTACTTCGGTACGGAAAAAGTAATCGCTGTTGTAATCAGGACCGGATTTAATACTAGCAAGGGTGGGCTAGTGCGATCTATAATGTATCCACCACCGGTTGACTTTAAATTTGAGCAGGACTCCTACAAGTTTGTAATACTCTTAGCTTGCATCGCTAGCATTGGTTTCGTATATACAATTATCTCTAAAGTGCTCCAAGGTATTTCCGGACACCGAATAGCATTGGAAGCACTTGACTTGATCACTATTGTGGTACCACCAGCTCTTCCGGCTGCTATGACGGTTGGACGACTCGTCGCTCAGAACAGGCTGCAAAATAAGAAGATTTATTGCACCAGTCCAAGAGCTATCAATGTCTCGGGTTCAATCGACTGCGTATGCTTTGACAAAACGGGAACGTTAACCGAAGACGGATTGGATATGTGGGGGGTCGTTCCCATATCAAACAAAATGTTTCAAAGTCCAGTCAAAGACATATCTACTCTTGAATTAGACGAAGTACTCGTTGGTATGGTCACCTGTCACAGTATTACATTAATCGACCGTCAGTTGTCCGGAGACCCCCTGGATCTCAAGATGTTTGAATCGACGGGTTGGACACTGGAAGAGCCAGACGTTTCTGATACTTCCAAGTTCTCTATGCTCTTTCCAACTGTCGTCAGGCCACCAAAAGGGTCAAAGTTCGCCGGAGTTAATTGTAACGATCTCACGATATCGCCGGAACGTCAGAATTCCAAAAGATCAGCCATGAACGACCAGATGACAGACACAACTAGCAATCTTGAGGATACCCTTAGTGAGTCGACGATGCAGCTGAGTGAACAGTCTCTTGAAATCGGTATTGTCAGGCAGTTCCCATTTACATCGAGTTTGCAGCGAATGAGCGTTATCACGAGAACGTTGGGAGCCAATCACTTTGACCTGTACTGCAAAGGAAGCCCTGAGATGATTTTTAGCTTGTCCAAGCCCGAATCAA TTCCATCAAATTTTGCGACCGTTCTGCAAGAATACACTTCCGAAGGATACAGGGTAATTGCCCTGGCTCATAAATCGTTGAATAGATTGTCTTACGCTAAAGTACAGCGGATAAGTAGAGAGTCAGCGGAAACGGATTTAAACTTCTTGGCTTTCGTGATATTAGAGAACCGACTGAAGCCTGGTACTTCGCCAGTTATCAAATTGTTGAACGAAGCCTGTATCAAAACAGTGATGGTGACGGGGGACAACATGCTAACTGCCTTGTCGGTAGCCAGGGATTGTGGAATTGTGAAACATCACGTCACTGTAATTGCCGTGGCTGCAATTACGCAGCAAAACCTCACGAAGCCGCAgatttattttactcaaaGTAATAGTCAGTGTAGTCCAACATCGCCTGTGGGAAATGACATAAGTGAAATGACCGATTTAAACAGCGTAGCCAGTTTGGAGACCGTGGAAAATGGATCCACACAAGGCAATCACACCGGCAATCAAATCAACTATTTGTCAGACGA TTTGCACATTTCTACAAACAAATACGTATTCTCATTGACGGGAAAGACTTGGTCAATGGTTAAGCAGCATCATCCGGAATTGATACCAAAGTTAGCTACACGGGGAGCCATCTTTGCGAGAATGTCACCGGACCAGAAACAACAACTCGTACAAGAGCTACAAGCATTGGGATATTACGTCG CGATGGTCGGAGACGGTGCCAACGACTGCGGTGCTTTGAAGGCAGCGCACACCGGcatctcattgtcagacaCGGAATCATCGGTAGCTTCACCGTTCACGAGCCGTGACACAGACATATCATGTCTACTCTCCGTCATCAGAGAAGGACGAGCAGCGCTATCTACTTCCTTTGGAATCTTCAAGTACATGGCGGCTTATTCTCTCACACAATTCGTTTCAGTTATGCTGCTCTACAATATCAGGTCGAACCTCACGGACATAGAGTTTCTCTACATCGATCTCTTCGTTATATCAATATTTGCCTTCTTCTTTGGTCGGACCGAAGCCTACGATGGTCCCCTGGCAAAAACAGCACCTCTAACAAGTCTCATCAGCACATCCCCGATTCTCAGCTTGATATTTCAGATCTTAATCGTGATAATATTCCAATTTATGAGCCTTTTCCACCTGGGCCAACAGGATTGCTACAAGACTTGTATTGAGAATCTCGAAGAAAACGCAACAGAAGAAGAGGAGGTTGGATGCTTCGAAAATTATACCATATTCATAATCAGTTCGATGCAGTACATCATCTTAGCCGTTGCATTTTCGAAGGGTCGACCTTACAGAAAGCCGATATGGACGAACTGGGGTCTCCTCTCTTCTTTCATACTTATGTCACTTTTCTCAATCTACATGGCACTGAACCCCTTTGAGTGGCTCGCGGACCAGTTCGAATTGGTGTTGCCACCGGATATGGGCTTCAGGTACGTCTTGCTTGGTTACGGGCTGGCCAATTTCGTTTTGTCAATGGTCGTCGAGTACTTCGTAGTCGAGTACATAATATTTGGAAAACTGAGATACCGCTGGCACGATGTTTACAAGTCGAAGAAACGGTATCTTGCAATAGAGCGGGACATGGCCTCAAATCACAAGTGGCCACCGATATCGCAAGAGCCTTTGCCAGAAGCAGCACCGGACATATTGATTCGTCAGAATTTAACGGAAATCAAAATCGAGAATATCACCGAGACTAATCCGACCAGTGATTTTATCAACTCGAACGTCATTCAAGAAACGAATTctgatttcaagcgatttgGTTCTGCTAGAGAAGTCACGTTGAATCCAAGGTCGTTGTTTAGCGATCGGCGAACAGCGGTTTCCATGCAAACTGTTCCCAGTTTTGACGATGACAGAGAGATCGACAGGGAAGTTCGCTATACGCCGAGTTCCTGCAAGCTGGAACTTCCTGCAAAGAGGAGGCACAATTCCGAATCAGAGAACGGCATTTATCCATACGAGAAATCGTACCGAAATTATAACACAAACCCAATAGCAACATTGCCAAGACATCCACCTAGCCAGCAAGTCGCACCATCGGATGAGTTTAAAAGCGTAATGGTGCATAAAAGCGAGGAAAGCAACTTCCGAAGTGCCACTCAAAGTGTTCTCGAGTTGGACATTTTGCCGTCCTGA